The Primulina huaijiensis isolate GDHJ02 unplaced genomic scaffold, ASM1229523v2 scaffold39137, whole genome shotgun sequence DNA segment TCTATCTAAAactatgtgtcccaaaactgatgaagagatagagattaTGACATGTATTCCACATGCATCAGCCATtagtagtatcatgtatggtatgatatcgacacgtcttGATATTGCTTatgctctgagtgttacaagtaGATATAAGAcaaaccctggtccaatgcattggaaggctgtgaaagatatttttaagttcttgagaaggactaagaacttgttcatggtctatggagtggagaattgaaattggaaggttacactgattctagcttccaatgtgacgtagatgattcgaaatcgatcTCTGGTCTTGTATTTATGCTAAATGGTGCGGCAGTCTCTTGGCAAGGTTTCGaacaagacaccgttgcggattccaccgctgaagctgaatacattgttGTATCTATTGCaaccaaagaggcagtttggatgagtaattttgtccaagagttgggcgttattcctaatggagttgatccagtcccgttgTACTatgacaacactggtgccattgcgcaagcaaaggaaccaaggtctcatcagcgatccaaacatgtactgaggaagttccacatcatacgggagattgtgggaataGGAGACATATCAGTCGAAGGAGTCCcttctgcagataatgttgctgatccacttgcAAAGCCCTTttcaggaccattgtttgagaagcatcgcgaagcaatcagattaaagtttatgggtagttggctctagggcaagtgaaAGATTGTTAAAGTAGATGCCCTGCAGGTCAACGGTTGGctaggaaatttattgacttaagtgaaataaacaatctttattttaatataatttaaattttcatggttttattttactttatctgtatacccatgcaatcagcatagataaagtccttgattatactttaatacaaacgaatcgtaattcgatgttgaaacaatgaatcgtaattcgacgttgaaactcatttgtaaacactgtataatctaaatttgtTCCTAATCTATTCAGCAGCCTAAAACATgaataaaggtcgcttgagctagatactagcatatgtgatgttgtgtacatcatttcttggtaagggcatagagatgtccaaacatgcagatgggtagtcatatgatgagtatACTGAACTATCCTCCcttggactttccaagtggttatcattcatcgagaggataagtttgtggttatggttgtacaccattagtccttacgacccgggacaacactgaggctctatatgctagggttgtattttgactcgtttaccgaatccaggagagtcatcaggtgacgagattgggtacaattgcgacacatgtaggagccagtgcattgtggtcaggaattcaccgctcacctacgggtatggatatcctatgtgatctgatgaaataatagtgcatggaatagCTGGCTAAAGTATGAGATTTACATTAGAGAAGAAATTCTCTAgttgtacatgcgatgccactatttattatCAAAGACgcgtcacatagttatcgaattattatgcaaccctcgatgaaccaatgattgcagattcgatcgagatatatgagataagggaccgtactgtacgttaatcgtAACCGACTGGTTTTTGcatgcactatcagtgatacttaggaaatcatggggcgatgctactagacgctcttactatGATTCGATGGATTTAATCAAAAAATGGTTTCTGACATTTTCATGATaaaatgttggtgcatggaatgtGGGCAAATTAATGTAAGCTCGAATAAatgaaattgtcctgaatcacaaagagttgtgaacccacagctagatGTATCCATGAATCATTgcgggtcacacaagtactggtttACTTCTTTTCGTtaagataataaattaaatgagtagaatttataagaaataagtttgatatgatcaatcgat contains these protein-coding regions:
- the LOC140968998 gene encoding secreted RxLR effector protein 161-like — encoded protein: MCPKTDEEIEIMTCIPHASAISSIMYGMISTRLDIAYALSVTNDSKSISGLVFMLNGAAVSWQGFEQDTVADSTAEAEYIVVSIATKEAVWM